In Persicimonas caeni, a single window of DNA contains:
- a CDS encoding N-acetylornithine carbamoyltransferase, which produces MKHFITTLDWSREELQAFLDHAKALKADPIQPLLKDKSVALVFFNPSLRTRTSFDVGARQLGGHAVVLQPGRGAWPMEFEVGAKMDADAEEHVIEAARVLSRYCDIIAVRAFPKFENWEQDRRDHVIKAFAEYATVPVINMETITHPCQEMAHMLTLQEHLGQVDGKKFVLTWTYHPKPLNTAVANSGLIIASKFGMDVTLLCPTEDYLLDERYMNAASEYCSQNGHELTVTHDIEEAYDGADVVYAKSWGALPYFGRWDAEREIRDQYQHFIVDSEKMAMTNNALFSHCLPVRRNVKVTGEVLDSEQSVAIDEAENRLHVQKALMAGLIGD; this is translated from the coding sequence GTGAAACACTTTATCACCACCCTCGACTGGTCGCGCGAGGAGCTGCAGGCGTTCTTGGACCACGCCAAGGCTCTCAAGGCTGACCCGATTCAGCCGCTCCTCAAAGACAAGTCGGTCGCGCTCGTCTTCTTCAACCCGTCGCTTCGCACGCGCACCTCCTTCGACGTGGGCGCCCGCCAGTTGGGCGGCCACGCGGTGGTGCTGCAGCCGGGCCGCGGCGCCTGGCCCATGGAGTTCGAGGTGGGCGCCAAGATGGACGCCGACGCCGAAGAGCACGTCATCGAGGCGGCGCGGGTCCTGAGCCGCTACTGCGACATCATCGCCGTGCGCGCCTTCCCCAAGTTCGAGAACTGGGAGCAGGACCGCCGCGACCACGTCATCAAGGCGTTCGCCGAGTACGCGACGGTGCCGGTCATCAACATGGAGACCATCACCCACCCGTGTCAGGAGATGGCCCACATGTTGACCCTCCAGGAGCACCTGGGGCAGGTCGACGGCAAGAAGTTCGTGCTCACCTGGACCTACCACCCCAAGCCGCTCAACACCGCGGTGGCCAACTCCGGGCTGATCATCGCGTCGAAATTCGGTATGGACGTCACGCTTCTGTGCCCCACCGAGGACTACCTGCTCGACGAGCGCTACATGAACGCGGCCAGCGAGTACTGCTCGCAGAACGGCCACGAGTTGACCGTCACCCACGACATCGAAGAGGCCTACGACGGCGCCGACGTCGTCTACGCCAAGAGTTGGGGGGCGTTGCCGTACTTCGGCCGTTGGGACGCCGAGCGCGAGATCCGCGACCAATACCAGCACTTCATCGTCGACTCCGAGAAGATGGCGATGACCAACAACGCACTTTTCAGCCACTGTTTGCCCGTTCGCCGCAACGTCAAAGTGACCGGCGAAGTGTTGGATTCGGAGCAGTCGGTGGCCATTGACGAAGCAGAGAACCGCTTGCACGTCCAAAAGGCGCTCATGGCGGGCCTTATCGGAGATTGA
- a CDS encoding argininosuccinate synthase, with translation MSKEVVLAFSGGLDTSFCVPWLVEKGYEVVTLFVDTGGVDDEELQYIEDRAYALGAKEHLVAEVGQEIWDEVVVPLVHGGKTYQNQYPLLCSDRYLIVRKSLEVCEERGTKLFAHGCTGMGNDQVRFDLTVRALGDFEILAPIREIQQERDNVREFEQQYLEERGFEVRPKTTVYTINENLLGVTTSGSEVDEWEIPGEETYQLTAHPSEWPDEPLRVEIGFFKGTPVSIDGEHLDGPQMLAALNERFGAYGVGRSPYTGDTTIGLKGRIVFEAPGLTALLTAHRALEEAVLTKHQNRFKPTVADKWVELVYEGFFYEPLKADLEAYLESSQRKVNGTVTLETYGGRVDAVKVDSEHILRRKDAVYAQSADWGVQEAEGFIKLFGQSSTLWAEVNDFDSE, from the coding sequence ATGTCGAAAGAAGTCGTACTTGCATTTTCCGGCGGCCTGGACACCAGCTTTTGTGTGCCGTGGCTCGTCGAGAAGGGTTATGAGGTGGTCACTCTCTTTGTGGACACCGGTGGTGTCGACGACGAGGAGCTCCAGTATATCGAGGACCGCGCCTACGCGCTGGGCGCCAAGGAGCACCTGGTGGCCGAGGTCGGCCAGGAGATCTGGGACGAGGTCGTCGTGCCGCTGGTTCACGGTGGCAAGACCTACCAGAACCAGTACCCGTTGCTGTGCTCGGACCGCTACCTCATCGTGCGCAAGTCGCTCGAGGTGTGCGAGGAGCGCGGTACCAAGCTGTTCGCTCACGGCTGCACCGGCATGGGTAACGACCAGGTGCGCTTCGACTTGACGGTGCGCGCGCTGGGCGACTTCGAGATTCTGGCGCCCATTCGCGAGATCCAGCAAGAGCGCGACAACGTGCGCGAGTTCGAGCAGCAGTATCTCGAGGAGCGCGGCTTCGAGGTGCGCCCCAAGACCACCGTCTACACGATCAACGAAAACCTGCTCGGCGTGACCACTTCCGGCTCGGAGGTCGACGAGTGGGAGATCCCCGGCGAGGAGACCTACCAGCTCACCGCCCACCCGTCCGAGTGGCCCGACGAGCCGCTGCGCGTCGAGATCGGCTTCTTCAAGGGCACGCCGGTTTCCATCGACGGCGAACACCTCGACGGTCCCCAGATGCTCGCCGCGCTCAACGAGCGCTTCGGCGCCTACGGCGTGGGCCGCAGCCCCTACACCGGCGACACCACCATCGGCCTCAAGGGCCGCATCGTGTTCGAGGCGCCCGGGCTGACCGCACTTCTGACCGCGCACCGCGCCCTCGAAGAGGCCGTGCTCACCAAGCACCAGAACCGCTTCAAGCCGACCGTCGCTGACAAGTGGGTCGAGCTGGTCTACGAAGGCTTCTTCTACGAGCCGCTCAAGGCCGACCTCGAGGCGTATCTGGAGAGCTCGCAGCGCAAGGTCAACGGCACCGTGACCCTCGAGACCTACGGCGGTCGCGTCGACGCGGTCAAAGTCGACAGCGAACATATCCTGCGCCGCAAAGACGCGGTGTACGCCCAGAGTGCCGACTGGGGCGTGCAGGAGGCGGAGGGCTTCATCAAGCTCTTCGGTCAATCCTCGACCCTGTGGGCCGAGGTCAACGACTTCGACTCGGAATGA